A region of the Pelecanus crispus isolate bPelCri1 chromosome 1, bPelCri1.pri, whole genome shotgun sequence genome:
GAGGCTTGTCGTAAGTAATGCCTACTCAGGTACTAAGTATGATGATCCTGTCTGTCAAGGGAGTGGAAAGAAAATAGGTCACATCAGGGTTAAGAATAGGGGAGAGGGACAGCTAAGAATGGAGATGTTTGAACTAATTCCTGATTCCTTTAGAGGCCAGGCTAGCTGGGAGGGAGAGTGAGACTCTAAAGCTGAAGATGGCTTTAAAGTGGGACAGTGAGTGATGATTGCTTCTGAATTCCAGTGGGCCTGGCAGGTGAGAAACAGTGAGACAGATACCACCTCACAAAGGTCCACTCCAAACATTTCTCACATTGGCATCCTGTAAGATGCAGACTCCTCTCTGTGGTAGGGGTTTATATGTAGGCTGGTGAGCAAGGCTCCCACATCTTCATGGCAGAAGAAGTCATAACAGATTTTAGAAGGGAATGCAGGATGTGAATGCAGAATTCTCCTACTGGGCACTGCCACATGCAGTGAAAATCGAGTCAATAAAGAAGATCTCTTTTAAATTGAGTTGTAAAAGTTCAGCCTGTGCATCTTCCCAGTGGGCCGGGGTGTCTGCTACAGTATCCCTGAGTGCAGAGCAGAGACTGCTAGGGCGATGTGGGGCTTCAGGGAATTTACCTTCAGAAAAGCATCTGGGgactgcagcagaggaaaaggaacaCTTGGAGAGTGTCCATCACAACTGCATTCCCAGGCAGCCAAGTGGGTCTGTGGTTTCCCTTGCTCCTGACCTCTTGATCAAATGTGGGGATACCACTGTAAGAAGCTGAGGAAATGATTTCCTTCTCCAGAAAACAGGCATCTTTGTAATCCATCCTCGCAGACTAGACTGCTGTATAAATTATTTACAATGAATGCTACTGAGTCTTGACTTAATCTGATACTCCTGGATCAGCTTTCTGCCACCTACTAGAGTCACCAAATACCCCACAAAGTAACTTAATCTTCACCTAACACAAAAACACATACTACTCCTTCTTCTGTAGGGCTGGAACACAGCTTCAAGCTCTTTCTATTGCTTCCCTGCCTCTATTCCCCGTAAAGCTGCATCCTAACAAGTGTGATGAATTCCTTGGTCTCAGCTCACATCCAAGTGGAGGCATCTCTTGCAGGGactaaaaatgaaatcagatCTTCTCCTCTCTTATgattttagtaaaatatttccaagaGCACAAAGCAATATATGGGTAACAACAAGACATTTTTGGCACATCCTACACGGCTGCAGAAACTTGTCATAAATCCAGTTCCTGAACATAACCACAGCCAGCTGCCTGAGACTTTGTTCCTACCAGCCACTGCCAGCATACATACTGGTGGAACCCCACAGCTGCCCAGTCGGGGCCGGTGGCGGGTAGGTATTTTGAGAGATAAGCCCTGAATAGTATGCCACCTGTATAGCATTACACACGGTCTGCTCTCGCCTTTCTTGGTGTACAAAGCAGCTAAGTGTTATCTCATCATCACAGCTGTCAATCTATTATTAATACTGTACTTTTGTTAAGCATCCAGGAAAAGACAGGGTCACTTGAGTGACTCACggctctctcccttccccactcTAGCTCCCATTCTTTTAATTCTCTCCCTACAACAAGAGCGTGACGTATTCTGAACGGAATTAAGTatcagccagccagccagtaCCTGCACTGCACCAATCCACAGGCTATGATCTGCTTTCAAGGCAATTGCGGCTGTTGACCCCAACATTTTTATGACAAGAAACCACAGATGTACTCAGGGTAAAGATTTCTCTTGTATTTCACCATAAGGATCCATAATTATCATTAAAAGAGTGCACAGTTTGGCATGGCCTGGGCTGATGTGCACCTGAGATCTCAAAtgtatgacagaaaaaaatccttgaaggAACTGTGAAAGatggatgaaataaaaaagagcagAGACACTCTCTCTGAACACTTATCCCTTGGTCCTTAGTAAAGTCATATAGCTTAGGATCCAACCTATGGAGTCTCCTTAGGCTACCAGTCCAAAAATCTGCCAGTTCTCACAAAGATTGCTGGGAACACAAAAAGACCTGACACAGGATGACAGGATTTGAGTATGAAGGCAGCATCACTGACAGAAACCAAGTCAATATGAAAAAATGGGCTATGAGGCAGACTAAACTCTAGAGAGAGTGCtgtgaaggaagagaggaagagcatGGCTGACTGCAGAGCTGTTCCAGGCAGAGCTTCTCCACAGCACAGGTCTCCCCAGCTCTCTCTCCTGTGACAGTCCTTTCACAATTCCCTTGGggttaagaaacaaaacacctgCTTGTTGGTTCTTCggaaaaaaacaggacagaagaaTCTGATTTCCAGGCCAAGAAAGAATGGCAACACAATAAACGCATCCACTTTAACTGCCATTCACCCCTAAAAACATTCTACCGACTCCAAGCGACTGCCTTCTCTGAAGAAAAGTGAGAAATGGAGAGGACAGGGCATGACATAGAGACAAACCTGCTTCAGTTTTAGTCAAATGCTCAAACTTGTCACTTTACAGCAAGGGAGCAGAATTTGCTTCCCACATTGAAGAAATTATTCTCAATTCCACGAAAGGAATTAAGATGAAGGATGCAAATGTTTTACACAGTCTGCTTAAACATACCTCCCACTCCTTTAATGACGGGAGGCACAAAGCTTGCTTTCCTGTTGCTGATGCTTCTTTGTCACAGAAATGAGAGTTTTAAAAGCCACTGTCTCCCAGGGAGGGTTGGCAACTACTGCCTTGACATCACTCACAGGATCTGGACCCATGTCTGGAATGGTGATCCACAACAGCTCCTAAAACGCTTGTTTGTGGATTGTCCAACCTTATCTTTGAGACACCACAGGAGAAAGGGGTGCGTGTGTTAACCCTCTTCCTAGCACACCTTTCTTCAGCTACCaacctgcaatttttttcctcatctccaTTGCTATGGGCAATTATGGTCAGAGGAGATGCTTGTGGGGGTATTGCTGTGGGATTCAGAAACTATTTTGGGAGCCATGGCAAGTACCAGGTGTCCAGTGGTTTAGGGTctccttgctgctttttaataGCTTTCTTGATCAACCTTTTGTAAGGTAGTCTAATTCATTAAAAAGTCTCTTGCCACAAGGCCTACACAACACACTGTGGATATGGAGAGCATATGACACCCTGATTCAGAAGCTAACTTAGACCTGAGTCTGATCTATCACAAAGATCAGGATTCAAACTGTAGGAGCACAACTGAGATgtaggttgttttgttttcacttttctcaAAAGACTTTCATTAACATGtctatttctggaaaaaaagagcttcTCAAAGATGTACCAGTCCCTTCTCTCTCAACCCTGACTGTTTAGAAAGAGCTGTCCTTTATCAGAAGTGACACGTCCCACCGCGCTCTGCTCCATTCTCCTCTGACAGGTTCCAGTGCTCTACTATCTGGCAGCAAAGTCCTCTGGGATGCACTGTTCTTACTTCCTTGTGAAACTGGAAGGATATTTACTTGCTTGCTcatgaaaaaaaaggtaagaggAAAGTCAtgctgcagggagcagtgaAGGGATGTATCTGTGAGGAAGCTCATTACACTGCAGGGCATTGCGGTGAAGAGCCCCACTTGAGGGTCATATTGTAGCCGTAGCTGTGCTCAAGGTGGTGATGGGTGAGGATGGGAAAGCACTGCTCTAACACATAcactttctctcccctgcttTTCACCTACCAGTGCTTGGCTGTTGGCTGTCGCTATGTGCTGCCGAGTCCTTCTTTGCTTGCCCTTCCTCCTGCAAGTGCAACAGTGGCAACCTGGAAGTGGACTGTAGTGGCTTGGGCCTCTCTTCCATCCCCTCAGACATCCCCACAAACACCAGGACCTTCCTCTTTCTCAACAACAAACTCAGCATCCTGCCAGGAGCAGTGTTTTCCAACCTCTCTGCCCTACAGAGGCTGGATCTATCCAACAACTTCTTGGACCAGCTCCCTCAGAATATCTTCAGCGACCTGGGGAACCTCACAGAGCTTCAGCTGAGGAACAACAGCATCCGGGCCTTGGACAAGGACCTGCTACAACACACGGCCTTGCTGCGCCAGCTGGATCTCTCCATCAACGGCCTGGCACAGATACCCTCAGGCATCTTTGATGACCTGCCTGCTCTCCGCTCCCTCTCTCTCAGGTCCAATCGCCTGCAGAGCCTGGACAGGGTGACCTTCGAGCCGCTAACCAGCCTGCAGCAACTCCAAGTTGGGGATAACCCCTGGGAATGCGACTGCAACCTCCGAGACTTCAAGCACTGGATGGAGTGGTTCTCCTACCGAGGTAGGTGCTTGCGCAGCGGAAGCAAGCGCAGCAAGCGCGGAAGCACTGGTTTTCCACAGGAAAGCAgacaaaggcaggcaggaaagaAGCATGGGCAGATACATCTGGCAGATCGGGCTGACCCAAATGCCAGATCTTAGCCAAGGAGCATGAGGACCATGCTACAATGCTAAAAGACAGTTTAGTGCCACTGCACCTTCATATAGCAACACTGCCAGGCTGAGATGTCCTCTGCAGCCCCAGATCTCctatttccttattttgtttctaatctgaaagatctttttttttttttgagaggaaagAACTTTCCTCAAATAACACCAAAATTTTAGGATTATGACTTTCCCTCGCCCTTTCTGCctaaagagaagaaatgcttttcatgCTTGAAAGTAACCATCCCATTCTCTTCCTTAAGCTGGGAGAAGTAAAAGCCAGATTTGGCTGTAAAGCATCAGGTTTGCTTTCAACAAAAGAACCATAGGAAACAGTGCCACTTAGGAAAATACTGCAATTAATATTGGCAAACCCAAACTAAAGCTCAACAACCCAGGCCCCAAGTCAGACTGGCTATAAAATCATCATTTCAAAACAAGCAGTTTTTGACAAGTTTGTATTTCTAGCTTTTCCTCAAAATACAGAAGGCTGGAAAGGTACATATCACTTAGCATGAATGCCAATGGGATGACATGCTTTCAGGAGCTGCGACTCAAAGAAAGATGGCACATTTTACAGGAATCATGATTGAAGGCCTGATCTTCTGTTGCTGGTGACAATGAGTAGGAAAGGGTCTTAAATCATGCAGACAGCAACAGTCAGCTGTCATATTCCTGCTGATCATAGCCATGCTGCAAAGAGATTATCTATGCCTATGGCTACACTGCAGTCTGAAACATGCGTTTGTGTGAGCAGAAGCAAACAAGCATACAagtgctgttttcctctttcttttttcttttggtttgttttctttcttgactCTCATATCACAGAGTCTATGGAAAGCACACGGagttaattttgcctttttttccccttccaaagAAATTGCCCAAACTCACTCAAGCATTTGTTTCAACATCTGTCACTATTTTCACAGAGGGGGATGGATTAGTTGTTAGAAGATGGGACTGTGCGTCTGTTGTTATTTTGAGAAGATACAGCCTGGTCCtatctttttgctttaatttttccttttctaaaatggTTCTACTGACACATAACTCACTAAACAGTATGAGGCTGACTTAATAGACAGTTTCAGAGGGCTTTCATGTCCTGGCCTGAAAGATGTCTATGCAGATACCATGCACCATGAGCTCTACTGTCAAATCCAACCCAGGCAGAAGCATCCCAAACAGCTGCCATGGTTGAAGCTGTTCCAGCTGTGGAGGGCTAAGGCAAGCAAAATGTCTCCAAGTTAggcaaaagaataattttaaaggcTGTCACGTGTGCTTCTGCCCGGTGCATGAAGGTGCACTCCCTCCCTTTGACAGGCACTATGGATCTGGCAGGACATGGGggtctggagcacctcctgACTTCAGTGTCACCCTTGAACTCTAGAAACATCCGGCACTAGACCATGGCTGCCTTTTGGGGATGGGAGAAGCTCTCTGAATACTCTCTCTACTCAGCAATGCATTCACTCATGAGGGACTGGATTTTATAGCCCCACTGCTATAATAAAGCAGTTCCCCACTTAATAACCATAATGCTGCTATGCCTGACTTCTGTAGGGCAAATCCTTAGCAAGTGTGAATGGAGTCATAGGAACTTACCCCACCTGAGGATCTAGCTCTGCTATCACTGTATCAGGATGAAGCTGTTGTTCACTCCTATTATTTCTATTGGGACAGGTGGGAAAATCGACCAGCTGGCATGTACCCTGCCCAAGGAGCTGAAAGGGAAGGATATGCGAATGGTGCCCATGGAGATGTTTAACTACTGCTCCCAGCTGGATGATGAGAACAGCTCTACAGTGCTGGACAATACTGGCCCACCCTGCACTAAAGGAAGCCCAACTCCTTCCAAATCTAAATCGGGCCCAGAAACAGAAGTGGAGCCCAGTGTGGGATGCCCTCAAAAACAGCGATATAGGCCTGTGAGCGTGCGCCGGGCTATTGGCACTGTGATCATTGCAGGGGTGGTTTGCGGCATTGTTTGCATCATGATGGTGGTGGCAGCTGCTTATGGTTGCATCTATGCCTCCCTTATGGCCAAGTACCACCGGGAGCTGAAGAAGAGGCAGCCGCTCATGGGTGACACGGAAGGTGAACATGAAGAGCAAAAACAAATCTCTTCTGTGGCATGAAATTCTTCTAGGAAGGAAGGGACAGCAATGAACAAAGGTACCTGAGAGCAGTCAAGCATGGGGTCCTCCCAAAATACATCTtcccagacagacagacagacagactgtgCTATTGCTCCACTCACCCAAGTAGTGCAACATGCTTCTGGGGGGTCAGGGCACCTGGCTcaatttctgttcctctgcccCAGGCCCGTTTTGTGCCCTTTGACCCTTGGGCCCTCCCAGACAAATAAAGTAGAGTCAGACCTCGAGTGCTTGCTGTGCCTCATGCCCTTGCACAGAGCTTCCCTCGCATGCCTGCTGTGGAGGCAGCTGGCACCTTCTGGGAACCTGTGTCATCCTCTCAGCTTCAGTCCTGAGTTGTCCTGTATCCTGTCAAGAGCTCTCTGCAAACggagagagcagctctgtgaaaGCTTGCGTGAGGAGCAGGACACCAGACGTGTCCATGCCTTGCTGTTAGGGTCACTGCTGTTGCGTGACAGTAAGTTGCTGCCCACCCTACAAGTCAGTGCTGCCAAGAGCACATCAGAAGGGAGGGAAGGTCCCTAAGGGGATGACAACAGTCGGGGGAGATCTCCCTTCTCACTTTTAAAGGTGGAAAGATACCTGTATCGCTCTAACATGCTGACAGGGAGCACAGCGTCCCTCTTTTTGCGCCTGGACAAGGCCAAATCTGCAAGCTGACACACACGTCATTCATTATTGGCGCACAGATACAGAGCCGTCCTCctgtacacacacatgcttaCTGACTCATTCTGatcccaacacacacacacagccagCCCCAACTCCAGACATCCAGGAACCCCACCTGTGCATGCAGAGCCACATGTGCCCATGCTGATCTGCCCTTTGCCTGCAGCCATGAATACATTCAGCCACTTTACCTTACTCTCATCATAACAATGCACAGCACCTTCTGCTTCAGACAAAATACATGCACCCTGCCACTGAGGAGCTAACAAAAACATCTCAGCCATAGTGCAGAGCCAGTGGAAATGGGCaagagaggatggagagaggCAAAGTTATTAAGGTTGCAGCATGAGTCTGTGGAAATAAGTACACAGCATGAAAAAATAAGGTGTGTTCTTGTTATCTACTTTATGCTTTCTATGATAAATTGAGAGGGTAAGGATATGAAGCCTCCATTTGGAAATGTTTGATTGGCAGAGCAGAAGCGGGTCATCAGGAAAGACTAGAGGAGGAGGTGGCTTACCAGCCTTGGTATTGTAAGCCACGCTGAGGAGTAGTGTAAGCCTAGGGGAAGGTGGCGGGAGAAGACGACACACAACCCAAGAGGTGGTGTGTCTGGCAGAAAGGCAAGCATGGTGTATGGAGTAGCATTATGCAGCTGGGGTGACTGAAGAGAGGCGGCACAATTCTGGAGGGTCTTGAGGTGAAGGCTGAAACCTGAACCACAGTGTGGCACAGGTGGGAGAGCCCAGGAAGGGGCCAACACTGTACCCTGCACAGCCCACACACACTCCCCTCGCCATCACTGCTGAGTTTGCTGCCATCCACAGCTGCACATGAGTGTGCCCACACACACAACTGCGCACACTGCCACTGTCATGTAGGGTGGGTGACTTCCCCCAACCAGATTTTAAAGCCCTCAGACTGCAGTGCCTCCTATTAGTCTTAGCTCTTTCCAACctgacaggaaagaaaaaaaaaagtgcgaggggaaaaaaaaatgaaaggaactCAACATAAGGACTCATTTTGTATCACTGGAAGTGGGATAAAATGCTGTCTCCAGGGGAGAGCGCACATTGCCATGGTAACCTGCTCTAACCCGTCTCAGTGGGTATTCCTGGGCGAGGAAGATGACACTGAAGGTCGTGCATCCGCAGTGCCTGTGGATGGTGTGATCCCTGCCATCAGGAAACAAgctggcagccagcccagctTTGCAGGGTGTTTCGCTAGCAACCTGTGTTCAGAGCCCAGCACGCACTGCAAGTGGACTCTGCCGGGGCACATCACCTCTTCCCCCTGTTCCAGCTGGATCCCGATGGCTTCGGATGTCTCGCAGCCCTCCTGCTCGCTGCTGCGGGATCCCTGTGAAAGCGATACACACTAGCTCCTCACCCCCTTCTGGTCCCAGACAGGTGTTTGTACTGACCCATGGGCACACAATGCCAAGTCTTAATCAAAGCCTGGAGTGGCAAAGTCCCTCCTGGCCTACCCAGGGCCACCAGAGGCAAAGAGACAGGATGCTTTGGACTGTTTTAGCATGACTTCTCTTTGATGCAGGGACATGTGGAGGAGGATGTTCAGGAAGCAGATGACCAGGCTTCCCTGGAAGAAGGACTGGAAGAAGCAGTCCACCCACAAGTGTGTGCACACATTGTACCCCCACTCCCAGCACACCGCCTgtgtggaagaggaggaggaggaggggggctggCAAGatgtgaggaggaaggactCTTTGCCCATGCACTGTATAGCCACTCCAACCATCCCATCTGCTGCAACCATAGCCCACTCCGAAGGGCAGAACTGGTGCACTGCAGACTCCGTATGCGTGTTACTCCTGCTCCACATTCCCAGCAAGCCAGAGATAGACTCTGCCTCCTGGATCCAAACCTCTCCCCAACCTCCCTCTCAGGGGAACTTCTCCCTTTACCATACTGGACTCCACAATCATACTTGAAATGGGACTTGAGTCAGAGTGGTATATTTAAAGATCTATATTTTACTTGCATCAAATAATGGTGAAATATTGCACAAAACAAATGGGatctatatatgtgtgtgtgtgtatgtgtgtgcgtgtgtgtgtgtgagagtgAGCAAGAGAGTGAGAGACACATTGTTTTTAAGGGGATAGACTAGAGGTAAAATGaatgggagggaggcaggggacaATGCAGGGTCTGGAGGGGTGAAATCCTCCTTTTCCTGCACCTTCCCTGTgacctcctcctgccctgaccaatttttctttgttgctaataatattttctatatCTTGTGTTGTGGGGCTGATGACGACCTTgcccatcttttcctttttgttttcctttataagGCAGAAAGTCTGGATTCATCTCAACCCTAGACAAGGGACTGCTATGTTTAGAAACCCACCCAGGAAAGGAGAAGacaggaaaggggagaaaagagtTGCTGAGAAACATGAAGGCTGGCTGCTTTGGGGAGTCCCACTGGAAAGCAAATACTGTGCTTGGAAGGACAAGGACCTGTCCTCTTTCATGCAGAGCAGAGTAACAGGGTTCACTGGGAAATGCCCTCTTTATACCACTGTTTGCAAACAGGCTCTTACTCTGTTCCCTAGCACACCTGGAAAACAGGCTGCCCTAGTGTGACTGAGCTGCTACACTGCCCACGGGCACTCTAGGGAACATGGTACCCAGCGTGGTCAGAAACAAAGCTCTCCTGTGGGATGCTGGGTACAGAACAAGACCCAGTGCTCCTTCTGTGCCCAGGCAATGGGTTCCTCTGGTGTGTGGGGACAGGGGCTCCCGTTCTCCCTGCAGGCATGGCTAGGCTTGGGGGCATCCCTCTGAACGCACCCTTTGCTGCAGGCAGGTGTACCAATGCCACATGCAGGTGCCTGCCCCCAGGAAATGGTCTTCTGGGGCAGGCAGGTCCGACACGTGCCAGGGCGATGGAGGGGCTGGCCGGGCCACCAGAAACACCCCTTCTGCTCTCTccgctccccttccccacacacCCACTTGTGGTACAGGCAGGCACATTTCTTGCAGGGAACAGATGGCacttgtaatttc
Encoded here:
- the LRTM2 gene encoding leucine-rich repeat and transmembrane domain-containing protein 2, with product MLPTTAGHRWRSRFLMRWQEACLLGCWLSLCAAESFFACPSSCKCNSGNLEVDCSGLGLSSIPSDIPTNTRTFLFLNNKLSILPGAVFSNLSALQRLDLSNNFLDQLPQNIFSDLGNLTELQLRNNSIRALDKDLLQHTALLRQLDLSINGLAQIPSGIFDDLPALRSLSLRSNRLQSLDRVTFEPLTSLQQLQVGDNPWECDCNLRDFKHWMEWFSYRGGKIDQLACTLPKELKGKDMRMVPMEMFNYCSQLDDENSSTVLDNTGPPCTKGSPTPSKSKSGPETEVEPSVGCPQKQRYRPVSVRRAIGTVIIAGVVCGIVCIMMVVAAAYGCIYASLMAKYHRELKKRQPLMGDTEGEHEEQKQISSVA